Sequence from the Halobaculum rubrum genome:
GGTTCGGTCCGTCGCGGCGGTTTCAGCGCTGACAGCCGGGGCGCAACCTACTTTCCTCGCGGCGACGCCCCCGCGATATGGCGCGCCTCGACGTCTCCGACGGCTTCGACGTACACGACTATCGGAGCAAGCTGAAGCTCATTCGACAGGACGCCGGATCCATGTCGCTGACGAACCGCGAGGGACTCGGCTGTCCCGCCTGCGGCGACCCGTTCGAGCGGCTGTTCGTCAGCGACGACGAGACGGTGACGTTCGCCTCGGCGCCGGACGGCCCCATCTGTCTCGCTCGCACCGACGACCGGCTGCTCGTCATGACGCACTGAGGGCTCTCCCTCATGACGAC
This genomic interval carries:
- a CDS encoding DUF7385 family protein, coding for MARLDVSDGFDVHDYRSKLKLIRQDAGSMSLTNREGLGCPACGDPFERLFVSDDETVTFASAPDGPICLARTDDRLLVMTH